CAACAAGCTATCACAAATAGTTCTATTTCTGGTCTCAGACTAACAAACTTCTGCCCTACAACCTCACATCTTCCTTTTGCAGATGatagtattatttttttttatagaactaATGAACTTGATCTGATCAATCTTAAAAGGAtactatcaaaattttaatcttcttttgaTGAGAAAATAAATACTGAAAAATCAATGATAATTTTTTCTCCAAATATGAACACTGATAGAGCTACTTTTCTTTGCAATATTTTGGGATTCTCCCATGCTGACTCTCTTGGTCATTACTTACGAATCTCTATGAGTCTAAGAAAAGATAAATAGATTTCAGTTATATTCAAGAGAAAGTTTGGAAACCAATTCAAGGCTGGAAAATATCTTTCTTCTCCAAAGCAAACAAAGAAATACTAATAAAACGTATTGAACAAGCCTTTCCTAAAAAAATTATGCACTGACATCACAAATTCCTTCTCAAAATTCTGGTGGGGTTCtgaacaaaataaaagaaaaatacattggATGAAATGGAATAAAATGTGCCTTATGAAAGCCCTGGATGCCTAAATTTTCGAGATTCGGCAAGTTTTAATCAAGCGGTTGCCAAACAGGTTTGGAGAAATTTGGAGAATTCTAATTTGTTGGTCACAGATATCTTGAAGAATCTCTACTTTCCAAATAGTTCTAGCGGTAAGCCAAATTCTTCTGTTATTTGGAAAAGCCTAGGGGAAAAGATCTATTGGTTAAAGGTCTTCGCTATAGAATTGGGAATGGTTCATCTGTCCCGTTTTTCTATGATCCGTGGCTGCCATGCCCAAATACTTTTAAGCCTATTTGCTTTAATCctttaacaaaaaatttaagAGTTTCAGATTTTATTCTACCGAATGGAAGCTGGAATGAGAAATTATTAGATGAGTTCTTATTGAAAGACAATGTAAGGAGCATAATGAACATCCCTATTAATATCAACATCCCTGATAAATTAATACAGCATTACCTAAGACAGGATTTTACTCAATTAAATCGAGCTATCAAGTATACATGAAGACATACATAGAGGATGAATCATCAAGTGAAAGCTCCATTGCCAAAACATGGATGAGTATATGGGGATTAAATATTCCACCAAAGATCAAACATTTTCTATGGCGTGCAATTCACAATATTCTTCCTAAAAGAACTGAGCTAAGGACTAGAAATTTCACCTTTGTGCCCTATGTGTAATGAAGAGATAGAATGGATTGATCATCTTCTTTTTGAATGTTCAAGAGCATTTTCCATTTGGAGCTCACTATCAGACTGCCCTGGTATCTTTGAAAGCTTCAACCCAGCTTTTGATGGTGTATCCCTCCAGAAAAGCTTCATGAGATGAATTAGCTCCGATTGTCGTTGCATGTTGGGCAATTTGGTATGATAGAAACATTAAGAGAAATAATTCAAACAAGCTATATTTCGTAAATCCAAAAACCATTTCTATTATATTTAACCTGAAATGGAGCATACCTCATGAAGGCGCAATTAAGAGTTGTTTGTCGGGACTTCACTGgagatatttaaaatttgtgttaTTTTAGGATTccgttattatatatatatatacttctcACAAGTgtgtaaaatttatttaaataaaatattaagaaaatattaaatCAGGTGGATGgttgtaaattttgttatatatatagtttttcaCTATGTTTTTCTTTAGTTAATAGCGGATCTAAGATTTCATGTTAGGGagcacaaatatatatataccgtaaaaaatttaattcacaaacatcttgatttttatttatatatacaactcctaaatattaaaaaataggtctttaaattttagaattttttgttttataaatttctaaaatatcagtttaaattaaatgtagttttgTTATGTTAAATTAGATGTAATTTTAGATATAATGTCTATTTTAAGTAaaacaaattacaaaattatgATACTCATCATTCCCCGAGATATATAAGCAAAAGtcattcaaatcaatttttgtaaataactttataaagatccaaaattttaatccaaaatttttataagtgtactaaaattaatttttcttgatATGTGTCTGTgctaaaatttaaatacaaaaaaaggGAAACtcttatgaataaaaaaaaattataaaaatatttacattttgtaGCAAGTATTTTAGAACTTTTtactattaaatattttttatatttaaaaaggtaaaaaaaaaaacactataaatgaattatatgaataattcctttaaataaataaatatattatttaaaacaaataaaaaaataaaatgagataattatctaatattCAAATAGTCTGGTCTGGCCATGCCAATTTTGTCGTGTGCTTATCCATTGAAGCAAGGAAAATGATcagaaataatatttttaagttttcactTAATAAAACTAGCACACTTTTTGACAACTTGTAAGAATAGTTTTTATTAGTTCATCTCGGGCGAGATCGGTTCAggaaaaaattaactttttcaaGATTGTTTTGGGCCTTCTCGGTATTACACATTGAAATTTGCTAAATTTTATGTAATCTTCCCAAATCTTGCCAAATcttaaattttctccaaattgagttatatttactaaatattatatcaaattattactaatttttttaaaaatctttacTATAATTTCCATTTatacaattatatgaatttccaaaattattttccaattatcaaaatagatatttcaaattgattccttctaaattttggaaaaaataaaattttgcgaAAATTGGGTAAGATTTGgtatatatatagaatctcgGTGTTGCCAAATATTCCATCGAAAAAgctcaattatatcaaattccaGTGTTAATTATGCTCGAGATTTCATCGAGAAAgtctaaatatataaaatcactGGTGTTATTTTGCGGATTTACACCAACATccacataattttttaaattatatggaATCTCTCCAAATCTTATATCAACTCTTATTTCAATATTTGTCAAATATGATATAAAATCTTGCaaattttactttcaatttatattcacacatttttgaatttatttaatgattatctaaacaatttatcaattatcttttcaaatttctctTACGTTATATTTGGtagtgtgatttttttaattttataaagattTGAGAAGATtacataatattttaattttttttttatcaaatctGGTAATCAAGCCAATCTAGCGAGATATGGCCcaatataatttagaaaaaaaacataatttttaactaaatctcgGTGTCCATTCCGAGATGGACCAAGAAAAACTTTtgaacattatatttattatccttttgtttcaaacataaaatattagaatacaacACGTAGTCGGAGGTCGATAGTATAAGCACTATGTCAATTGAACTACGCTCTTGTTGACAAACCAATatgattattttgaaaattattcaattttaacttaattatgAATATTTCTTAATAAGTCAATTGCAATCTCATTAATATGGTTGGGGtagtttaaacttttttaaattcatttattttttatgtttaatttctttggctatttttgtgaatgaaatgatgatttgctatttttacaaataaaaagttaaaattcgCTATTCTTCTTGttagtccaaaaaaaaaaatggattattAACTTAGAAAGTCTAGAGTTTTAATTATTACGATTATTAGTCTAGGATTTCAAATGACTCAACTATAGGGTTTTAATTATTACGATTATTAGTTTAAGATTTTAAGTGACTCAACAAatacatctatttattatttcaaGTTGCATTCTTAATTCCTtgtatataaaatatagttaTACTTCgtatttaaacaaattaatatcAAAATGTATTTCGTACTACAATTTTGATAACTGTTGACacacaaattttttatttaatggaTGTTCATGTTAAAAAACCGTCAATAAGACTTTCATTtacaacttaaaattaattattaattttaaaatacatatatTAATGGTTATAAAACGTCAATAAAAACACTTGTATTGATACAAAAGTACGTAAGTTTCTATCTTTCGATTATTTGTTGACGGACAAAATGTCAACAAAAGTTACCTTGTCAAGCAACGTCTGTCAACAAAACTAAAGAAGCCAAAATGACGTTGTTTTGCATTCTCCTTTTCCTAATCAAATTCCCATTCAGTGTTTACGTTGTTTTCTTCAACAAAAAACCTTGAACTTTCAGGGCCATCAAGCCTTCAAGTTCCAGCCGACGTGAATTGATTGCCAAGCCATCGTTGCTACCACCGTCGAACCAATCGTCAACAAAGGCcaaaatgattattattttgaacaaatttgtgCCTAAACATAGTGTATATCAACGtgttcaaaatcatttttatatgaACTTAAGTTCCTCCTGATCCAAATCCATCGAGTATTGAATCCATGCAACTTGTATTTAGAAGCGTTTGCATTTAGAAATTTGTATCTTTCAATATTTTTAACGTCAATTGAAGTATTGATATGATAATAATGCTTCAAGTTCCAACTGTTATAACGTCGAGCCGAAAGGTTGAGTTTGTCTAGAGGAAGTAGAGGAACAAGATGAAGCTATTCTATTCAATATGTAATAAGTAGGATTATGAAGGCACAAGTTTGCATTAAACAAACTCTTAACTTCATTTATTGAGCATTCAAGTTGgattaataaatgaatttaaaGAGTTTATCCTCATCTTTATTGAGTATTCAAGTTGgattaaatgaatttaaaatctGATCAAGAATCTAAAACGggtttaaaaatgaaaaatgaaactcctgttttgtaagtattgttatttattatttttagtttttgaaaattaagcttataagcATTATTTTTACATCTAAATTCTTTTATTTCACTCCAAGAATTTTGACATTTTCTGACGATGAAAACCGTCggcaaaagtttaaaaaactgTCAGTAAAACCTATCCCGATGGTAATCCAATCGTGGCAAAATCATTGGAAAAGCACCGTTGGGAAATCTTTTCCGACCCAAAAAAGTCATGTCGTAGGGAAAAAAACTTATGCCGACGATTCCTTTTGGGGTCGAGATAAGTCATTTCTCCCGAcagtaaaattaaattacaactgTTGGGAGAAGTCAGCTTATGCTGACGATTTTTTTGGTTGTCGAGATATTGTTACTTATCCCAATGCTTTCTGTACGATACTACCATTGACAAAAGTTATCATTGAACTATTTTATGGTGAAATTACACTTTTTTCGACCCCTAGGCCGTCGAGATATAAGTTATtaacttattttctttatttattatattttatatttgtccttttttttaacaaatgtcATTCTTGCTTGAATCttacaaatatcaaataaactataataattttacaaataaacatgtttgaattttaaatatttgtcaAGTAAACAACTACTAATACTATTTGtcttaaatataacataacatCCACAAATCCTTAACTCTAAAATAACATTACATAATAACAAACTACTTGTAAAACACAATTCTACAATTTAACTAAGCTTGTTGGGAGATTATCTTCAACATAAATCTcgagatacctacaaaatacaaatttaaataagtttaatgctcAATATACCATATATCAAtctcaaaataaatataaaacttaaaactcaactaagaatattaatgaattgaaacaaaccaacttgaatttacatatttcaatctcaaactcaatataaaacttaaaacccaacttaaacttaatcataattatacatttacccCTATACCAACTTTAAATCCAATATAATTAGTTTACTACGAAAGTTGAAGAGCTCACACCTAGCTCGATTTATCTTTCATGAGCTGTAAGACCTACCATTGTTCCTAtgcaaacaaaaatatatatgttatacaaCAATACTTAAGTtgtgaaatgaaaaagaatattatatttacatgaTTATTCCGTATCATTAAGATGATTTTCTTATCTTACTTAATTATTATCTTTCACTgtgcaaaacaaaataaacaaatcaaGACATATACAATACTACAAACTTACAAATCAGGAGAAGAGAAAGTACCAAATATATTGTTGGGCAATCGCTATGAATATATATCTACACTTTCATACACACATCAATTACCAAATATATTGTTGGGCAATCGCTATGAATATATATCTACACTTTCATACACACATCTATTACTAATGCAGCaacaaaaaaaagtcaaatcacACTGAAAAGTGAAAGAAATAAACAAGTAGAAATTAAATTCACACTCATCacgaaaaaatattaaaagaaaaaacaaagcgATAAGCGATGAGCAAAAATTACTATAGATCAAGTAGTTTTACAAAGGAATTCCGGCATCAATTTCTACGCAAGCAAGAACGTAAATCAACAaatcaacaaaacaaaaacatgaaTTATTAAGCACAAAATAACTCAATCAACAACAAGCATAAAAATGTATaagcaataataaaataaagcgATGAGCATATAAATGTGTGTGTTTGAACAGAACAACGACCAAAACAAAGGGATAAGCAAAAATTACTATAGATATCACCAAAATCATAAAAACTCACTGGAAAATCGTCAGAAAATGTAACGATGAGACAGAGAAGAATCAGCAAGCAATAATAACTGCGGAGAtagattaaaaaggaaaaaaagagaaggaaatgtaaatgataatggaaaagaagaagaagagaccgAAGATGGGAAAGGTCACTGGCGGCGAACGACAAACGACAGAGAGGAGAGGACGGCGAATGACGAACGACGAGGAAGAGAGGATGGTGAACTGACAGTGAACCACGACAACTGTCGTCGAACGACGATCTGTGTGACGGTTGATCTGTGCGAGAAGGAGAGAAACGAATATTTGgggttagagagaaaatggtCACAGGCGGCAGGGAAAATGAGGGAAAAAATTAGGGTTATAATTGACCCTCTCCCGACGGTGGAAAAAATGTCGAGATAAGTAGTTACTCCCGACAGTTTTTTGGGTTACCATCGGGAAAGctctaaaaaaattcttaatttttttttttaaaaaatggtctTATCCGAACGACTTAAAAAACCGTCGGACTAAGTACGCACTCTCGATGGTTGTTAGAACGTCCGATGGTATAGAATCCGTCGAGCTAACCAGGATCTCCCGATGGTTGTACCTACCACCTTCGAGAGAACTTCAATAAAAAATGcttatatttgttttaaaattgacCCTCTCCTGGCAGTCATACAATCGTCGGGCGAGGTCGGTTCTCCCAACGATATTTGGGTTACCTTCGGGATAACTAATTTATCCCAACCCTAATCAAACATTCGTCAGGAGATAATTTAATCCCGACGCCTCAGTACAAGCGTCGGGAAAAATGGGTTATCCCGATAGTTTTTCTTTCGTCTGAAAAAGTTTTGTTAGGAAAAactaaaattcttgtagtgtttgttatctacattttacccatattttcaaaacttaaacttaatattaaaaactaaaaaagaaactaGTTTTTAGAAACTTATTTTCATTcatggaatttgactaagattcaactcttttacttaagaaagatataaaacattatatgaaattgagaggaaataaacataattttaaaaaatcagatGGTTATCAAATTGGGCCGgaataattcatttttatttttgtttttttaaaaaaaagttttgttaGCTTTTCTTACTATCTTTtataatcattttcattttttttaattaagaaacaGTAAAATTcgtagtcaaatttaaaaaacaaaaactacttttttaggcTCCCTTCATTGATTATTTGGTGTGAAAATTGAGTTTATGATTAAATAAAGCTTTGAACCACAAATTTGTTGTTtcgttatttaaaataaaaagtagtCTTTTAGGCTCTGTCtggtaactatttcgttttttgtttttggtttttaaaacttCTATTTTCTCCTCATCTCttgatttgcatctttattaagtacaatggttgaattcttacccaaactaaaaaaaaaaaaaattaaagttacttttttttagttttcaaaattttacttgattttttaaagcatgggtaaaaagtagataagaaatgaaaaaatttgaaggtggaagtagtgtttatagatttaattttcaaaaacaaaaaactaaaaattaaatagttaccaaacggaaCCTTAAAACTGGCTTTTGTTTTTTcgaaatttaactaaaaatatattcaatCGTTTGTTTAAAATAGGTAAAAGTTATGATAACGAAATGGTGAAAAAACAAGCTTAAATTTCAAATACAGGAAAactaataaatttcaaatagttCGTTTTACTTATGGCGCCTGATTGTACGCTAACTTGTATACCACAAAGCGTTTTGAAATAGAAGATGGTCATTAGAGTGAAAATTGGCTAATCGAGAGAAAGATTCAAAGAATCCAAGCCAAAAGGAACAAACAAATAAAGCTCAGAATTTGAGTTGAGGGAGCGTCTCAATGCTGTCAAGACTATTGAGATGCTCAATATggttcattcaagcttatttatCAGAGAGTGCATTGCCATATGGAAAGTAATGCTGCAAGTCCTCCGTCAAAGTTGTGATATAtgctataaacactacttttaccttcaaattttaaaaataaaaaaattatttttatttttgaagtttggctaaaaatttaaccattatattttagaaaattatactttataaggatgcaaatcaaataaattagattaactgagattatattttcaaacaaaataaattctCCAGATTTTTCCTTCTACAGGTTttcatttgtttaatttgtttctaaataaaattagatgTTAGTATTTATGGTGATTAGGTGAATTAAAAACTAATTATGGCGATACTCTTGActcatttattatattaaaacttGATACCGTCACAGTTGCAATATTGCACATTGAAAAATAACGAAACAAAAGAGAGATAAGCATGCATTTCAAATAAAGAGGCAACGAGGTGTTGACTCATATATGCCAGGGAAACCAAGTAGAAATCTACAGAGTTATATATTAATACTTCTTATAACACAGCCTTGATATAAACAATGAGATTCTATACCAATTTACTAGCCCTGTGTTTATGATGATATGCTTGCTTATTCTTCATAATGTTTCCTTCTGAAATTTCACATCTTAGACATTGTGTAATCCATTGCATCCACAAGGAAATCTGTAACCAAAAACTTGCACAAATCAGATCTCTCTCCACACTTAACTAGGCTTCGTAAGTATCGCACTTAAAAACACCTTGAAAGTTATTCCAAACAGGCTTTCAGAGAGTCGAGAAAACAAAATACCTGCATCTTCCTTAGTGAAGCAGAGGGGAGGAGTAATTCTAAACACATTGCCATAGTATCCACCTTTCCCAATCAACACTCCCAATTCTACGTTCCAGAGTATAGCTTCATTAATAAGAAAGGACTGAAGAAAAATATACAGATAATGGAGATGAATAAAGGAGGGTTCGTTTAAGTctcgtttagtaaccattttgttttttggtttatgttttcgaaaatgaaactttttttttttcattttcttataatgGTTTGAATCTTTCATAGGTActagagttgaattcttaaccaaattccaaaaataaaaacaagtttttaaaaaccatttttcttagcttttaaaatttgatttgattttttaaaacactggtaaaaagtagataacaatgCAGTAAATTTAGAAGTGGAAGGAGTGTATATCgacttaatttctaaaaactaaaaactaaaaccaaatgATACCAAACGAGGTATTAGTAATCTTTCCACTAATAATCAACCATGTAATCAGTGAATATATTATCTTGTTAATGTTTTGCAGTCTATAAATATTTAGTATGGCTAACCTTTCATATGGTATTAGTAATCCCATACTGTTGTATGGAATCTTTCCACAAATAATCAACCATGTAATCAGTAAATATATTATCTTGTTAATGTTTTGCAGTCTATAAATATTTAGTATGGCTAACCTTTCATCTGGTCCATTACATGCAATGTTTCAGCTTTTGCAGGCGTTTTCAGCTCACGATCAGTAACAAGTTCAACACCTAGCATCAGTCCTCTTCCCCTCACATCTCCAATAACTGCACGGATTAAAATAGGTAATGTAATCTTCAACAAACAACCAAGCAATTTTGGGTATATTatgaaaaaccattttcttccAACATTATTACATTGAGAACATTTGTTTGGAGATATCTTACTTTCATGTTTGGCCTTCAAAGCAGTGAGTCTATCTTTCAGATAGGTGCCAACGACAAGGGCGTTCTCTTGAAGCTTTTCCTTCTCGATCACTCTCAAAACAGCTAGTCCAGCCGCAGTACAAACAGGGTTTCCACCAAAAGTATTGAAATAACTGCTACGAGTCAATACCTCAGCTATCTCCGGAGTGGTCACTACAGCACCAAGGGGAGTACCATTGCCAATGCCCTATGTAGAACAGAAAGGGAAAATTTTACTCACTCCATGCATTCACATGGATAAATTCTTTAAAACTCAAGGACGCAGTTGTACTGTCTATAGAACAGGTAAAGTCGTCCACACGGGTAAACTCTAACTTAAAGGGAAGAGAAAGTTAACCTTTGCCACTGTCACTATGTCAGGAACAACACCTTGGGACTCAAATCCCCAGAAGAAGCTCCCGGTGCGGGCGAATCCTGCCTGAACTTCATCGGCAATACAAAGGCCTCCTGCTTTCTTTATGGACTTATACACCGCAGGCAAGTAACCAGGGGCTAGTTCAACGATACCTCCAACTCCCTGTATTGCTTCAGATATAAAAGCACCAACTTGACCAGAAGTTCCAAACTCAATCAAGTTTTGCACATCTTTTGCATACATCTCGCCGTCTGCACCAAAGACACCTCTGTATGGATCTGGATTCAAAGCATGATGAACTCCACTCTGTTTCCATAATTAGCAATGTTGTCAAACAATCATGCTTATGATAATTGGTATATGTTGTGTTTTACTGCTGAAGTAAATTTATGGAAGTTCACCCCCTTGAGTTAAAAAGAACAATTATGCTGACGACTGACCCATGCCTTATCTAGTTATCTTCAACTAACAGATAAGGTGGGCACAGATGAAATGGAACGtatttctcaattttttagtacaacaaaacTGACAAGCATCTAAACTACACGATGATAACAACGAAATTGATACagaacaaagagaaaaataaacattttccCTACATTTTGTAGAGAACCACACCTTCGGGTAAAATAAAGAGAGCAATATTTGGTGAAATTCAACCCTATATGTACCTATCTTTATGTATTCTATTATCATCATacatataaaaattgaattaaaatatttctaaaaaaaaaaagtaagaagaaTTTGTTATGTGGTAGATTATGATTGAACAATTTGATGAAATGTACAGAGATAACTCTTATTCGAGATGCAACTAgatatttttcaacaaaaagcAATTATAATCCTAACCACATCACGTTAATATATGGAAGTGGAATGTCAATAAGTTTCCAAAAAAGGGATACATAAAAAAGTAAAACTAAGAACTTAAAAACTGAGCAGGCGGGAAAAGCAGTAAAGCACAATCAGAAGCACTTCGGCCTAAGGACCGTCCAATTTGCCTAGTTAACAACCAATCCCTCCCAAGTGTCCAAAAAGAATTTGCATTCATAAAAAAATGACATAAGAAAAGACAGAGGAAACTTATACCTGTATGACATTGAATTTCCAGATACTCTGTGCAGTGGCCCCCATGGTCCCAGCTGCATTTCCATGATAAGCATTCCTTAGTGATATTATGTCGTGGCATCCAGTGTAAAGTCTAGCCATCATTATTGCAAGTTCGTTGGCTTCTGTCCCAGAATTAGTGAAGAAGACCACCTAAGTAATACAATCAAATCGGAAGCTCCAAGAGTTATTTAAATATTCAACTTTCTTAACTATAGTGGATCATCATTATTATGAAACAAGAAATATAGACCCAGGATTTACCAATAAGTGCAATCCTACTGATACTCATCTTATTCTTCTACCTAATATCCAAgtgattattttttctttttccccttaCGTAAATGCACAATAATTCAGACTCAAACCACATGGCTGTTGTCTTATCTACCCAATAATTGTAacattaaaaatagaaaagaaaagacaagACGAGCTaactaagtaaaataaataaataaataaataaagcaagTAGTTCATCTTTACTTTAAATACTGTATTTTCATACTGCTGGTGATATAAAGAGGCTGAACATATCAAGATTccatacattatataatatgttATTGCTTAATTTTTAATACGTATATATGTGCCACACGGCTCTTGTTTTAGCATCTACGATTCATTGAACTACGACTGTAAATAAGACAACTCAAAAGCTTGTTTGTATCTTAGTTAGCCCGGCTTCCATTATAAATTATGTGATTTATACTGATTtgtaaaagaacaaaaaaaaaaaaaaaaaaacagtgttAAAGTGGGCATAGCTTAACTGTCATCATATTTTTGCGACTAAGAGATTTTATGATTGAATACCCATCCAAAAAACAGTGACAGCATTAGTACTATTCTCTTTTCTATTTATTACTAGTTTTCTACCAGTTGAGAAACAAAAGCACTAGCGAACCTTAAGATTTCCCGGTAACTTTGAAGCCAGAGCTTCAGCAAAATCAGAGATGGCTTGATTAAGATACAGAACAGTGGAATGTTGTAGGCGCTTAGTTTGATTGAGGATCGCCTCCACCACATCCGGGTGACAGTGACCACAACAAACCGTCGCGATTCCGCCAAAAGCATCCAGATATCTACGCCCTTTGTCGTCGAACAAGTATTGCTTCTTTCCATCTACCACAAGCAACTATCAAAACGAAACAGTCCAAAAAATTCAGTCCTCCCGATTAAACACGCAGATACATGAACAAACGTGTCAGAAACCAAATTCAAATCAAGCCGATTACTCTCTTacggaaaaaagaaaaacaagcaaacatAGCGTTGGAAATcaaaacaaatacaaagtttacgCAATTACAATACCTAAATGAAGGCAAAACGAAAGCAAGACTCAAATTAGATAAGTAGAAGATAATTAACCATTCGAAATCCGAAGAAAACAAAATGAACAATCCTAATTCCTAAATTCCTAAATTCCTAAATTCCTATATTCCAATCCAATCATCCACACGCACGCACACATCTAAGCGAGGATTCTGACCGGATTCCGGTAGTAGTGACATATTGAAGGGTTGAGGAACTCCTTGCGCTTGGCGAGGATCTGATCGGCGGAAGGGCCGTTGTAGGGGGGAGGGGAGTAATCGAAGGGGGGAATAGAAGGAAGAGGGACGTCATTGTGAAAAGAAGGGTGATTGTGAGCGAGTTGAGAGAAGTAACGGAGGCGAGAAA
The nucleotide sequence above comes from Benincasa hispida cultivar B227 chromosome 3, ASM972705v1, whole genome shotgun sequence. Encoded proteins:
- the LOC120074711 gene encoding alanine--glyoxylate aminotransferase 2 homolog 2, mitochondrial-like, whose product is MQSFIRRRLFSPSKSLSRLRYFSQLAHNHPSFHNDVPLPSIPPFDYSPPPYNGPSADQILAKRKEFLNPSICHYYRNPLLVVDGKKQYLFDDKGRRYLDAFGGIATVCCGHCHPDVVEAILNQTKRLQHSTVLYLNQAISDFAEALASKLPGNLKVVFFTNSGTEANELAIMMARLYTGCHDIISLRNAYHGNAAGTMGATAQSIWKFNVIQSGVHHALNPDPYRGVFGADGEMYAKDVQNLIEFGTSGQVGAFISEAIQGVGGIVELAPGYLPAVYKSIKKAGGLCIADEVQAGFARTGSFFWGFESQGVVPDIVTVAKGIGNGTPLGAVVTTPEIAEVLTRSSYFNTFGGNPVCTAAGLAVLRVIEKEKLQENALVVGTYLKDRLTALKAKHEIIGDVRGRGLMLGVELVTDRELKTPAKAETLHVMDQMKELGVLIGKGGYYGNVFRITPPLCFTKEDADFLVDAMDYTMSKM